The following is a genomic window from Elaeis guineensis isolate ETL-2024a chromosome 10, EG11, whole genome shotgun sequence.
TGCCCGCGGTAGAATAAAACAGGAGGCCGCCGCTCCCAAACCCTACGGTAGGCTCAGATTCGGAGCTCTTCTAAGATGTCGAAGCGAGGTATCTCTCTCCTTCCTTTACCcctttgtggattttagggtttttCGATCTCTCTTCATCGTTCTTGTCGAGGGTTTCCACGCCCCGATACGTCTACTCTAGAGTTTTCTTTCGTAGTTCTCGTTCCGGAATCTTTCTAGGAATTGCTGAGGTGCTCCAATGGGGTTTTTTTATCTCTTGTGGTATGTAGGGCGTGGAGGGTCGGCGGGGAACAAGTTCCGGATGTCGCTGGGTCTGCCGGTGGCGGCGACGGTGAACTGCGCGGACAACACGGGGGCGAAGAACCTCTACATAATCTCGGTGAAGGGAATCAAGGGGCGGCTCAACCGGCTGCCTTCGGCCTGCGTCGGGGACATGGTGATGGCCACCGTCAAGAAGGGGAAGCCCGATCTCCGGAAGAAGGTTATGCCCGCCGTCATCGTCCGCCAGCGCAAGCCCTGGCGCC
Proteins encoded in this region:
- the LOC105052953 gene encoding large ribosomal subunit protein uL14 yields the protein MSKRGRGGSAGNKFRMSLGLPVAATVNCADNTGAKNLYIISVKGIKGRLNRLPSACVGDMVMATVKKGKPDLRKKVMPAVIVRQRKPWRRKDGVYMYFEDNAGVIVNPKGEMKGSAITGPIGKECADLWPRIASAANAIV